The sequence below is a genomic window from Silene latifolia isolate original U9 population unplaced genomic scaffold, ASM4854445v1 scaffold_20.1, whole genome shotgun sequence.
gggttttgttaattatacgattaaggtatttaaacataatcgtcattgttttaaaacacttttaccaaaacctaaaacctgtttaagagaggaAGCGAtcatcatcttcctaatcgcatccttaacaattccggagttcgacggtcggttcttcttgtttttcgtgtcgttggattccttgcgtcgagggtaagcttttaacatagtttttataatgttttgttaagtttggtgaaaccctaatttaggaattgggggttttggtgtgtagtttgtgatgtgtagtctttatgtgctgtatgataggaggagaattcgtagaggagccgttttgatacagctgtagataccgtctgcgtgttgtgctttccaggtaggatttcttactcggtattagtcccataatgggatattggtgatgtctttgtagttagttgtttgatatgatgattgtactgtgtttgtggttgtgattgctgttgatggttctcgagatgcgttctcggctgagtggggtcacttgcgggagtgacttcacgccctagtttcgcccttcgtggaacccgccacgaaaggggatgtgcacattaatgaacagggttatcgctcgtacgatgagcggggcttaggtgggaacggccgcggtcccccatcagcggtcgggtccaaagtggacgatcaagtattgagatgatgggagttggtgtgtgtgtgtgtgtgtgtgtgtgtgacagttcagctgtctgtgtatcttgttattgttatctatattgattgtgtgattagtactgaccccggtgttattttgtaaacctgcggtgatccattcggggatggtgagcagatattgaacaggtatagagatgagtactgggatagctgggatggccacgacatgacgatagagtcttccgctgtagtttagcatttatttacatttaagtTGAGAACAGagagtttggaataatgtattgtactttcagtttggtttcgaggattatatttattcattaaactacttataataaatgttgtttctattttgtctatttgattatcatacctcgggcgaccgagatggtgatgtcttcatacctgagtggtcctggtaaggcacttggagtatgggggtgttacaatatgtgAGAATAACTAGGAAGTTGAAGGGTATAAATGGGTTTTCCTGAAAAGTAGGGGTATAAGTGGGATTAGCCCATATCAGAGGGGTACAAGTGGGAATTTCCCTTAATTTTATTATCTCCAAATAATTAGTTTAATATTTCAACAATAATTAGAGTACCTAATAGCCTATTAACCTTAGCAATTAAAAGACTTTAAGTCTAATTAGTAGGGGGTTTAATGTCTAATAAGTGTGGCACTTATTTTAGACCTTTTAGATGctttttcggttataataggcGTGTGAGTAGGCTAGATAAGGCCTGGTTGTTTCTTTTTATGGTAGAAAATGATTTTGAGGAAAAAAACTCAAGTTGTTGGTATTTTTGCTGTGTGCAAATTGCTGATCCGGATTGATGAGGTCGATCCAACCTTAGttcttgtttgacgcgttttcaaacaTTAACTCGATCAactagcaataggtcttgcgaaATTGATCACCATTGAACGATCTATatagggatgtcaatttcacccgcatccatcaaaatccgatccacccgatcctaaaagatggatgaaaacccgacataaatggatgatggatggatgacggatgaaatggatgacggatgacggatgggttggatgaagaaatttcaCCCGCCATCCATTCATCACCCGATTTTattactttttatttaattttttttatatataacacattattaagatataaaatattcaaatttttcatatttgtatacTCTCAATATAGctattttgtgaacctacccactaaaaagttaaactaaaataataatctaactttatttttgtagagaATAAAAAAATCATCATTTTTATTAGCTTGAAACATATAAATATacaacacccgtttatcacccgatccacccgtttcatccatggatgatggatggatggatgatggatgatatgtttcacggatgacagacgggttggatgagattttaaaaggacggatggatgacggatgaggcttcacccgacccgaacccgatccattgacatccctagaTCTATAGGTCTAAATCGGTCAAATATCccttttgttttcttgttttgttaCAATATCAAAAACACATATAAATTACCTGTTTCAAATTCACAAGCAGACAGTTCCAGAACCGTTCAAATCATACAAATTTGTAAATCGGACATTTTCATAATCTGTTCAGTTTAGATAATTCTGTTGCACCCTTACGAGTTCCATTCTTTTGAATCCAACTCGTATCACCTTTTAATTTCACCTAAATTAGCTAATATAGTCGATATTACGCTCAAGTATAACAGTCTGTAGTCTGATTTCAAAAAGCATCATATCCAGAAAAGTTGGTAAAAGTGTAAAACAGTCTTACGCAAGTATTCGTGTTGGCATGTAATCCGTCAGACACTTGTCCGACTTGTTCCCTTtaattttatggttttttttttttactacgcACCTCTTTTCTTAGTTTGATTTTTATAAATCAAATAATGTTAAAACGTATATTTAATGGTTAAAATTGAAATAATGTGATAAAGTAACTAAATCAGATAATGATCCGACACAAACTCGACCCAATTTGGTAGATCATTTGACTTGAAATGACTCGGCTTGATAATGACTCGACCTAAACTCGACTCAATCTGAAAGGATAGGCTTACCCGATACAAACCGAATTTAATATAACCCGACTAGACTTAACCTGGCCAAACCCGATTACCCCTCGATAATAAACATAACTACACTTAGCCGGCACGTTCCTATGATCTTAAGAGGAAGCATCATTTCCTTGGTCAATACGCTGACTCGTAAATTCCATGTGCTCCATTGCATTCTCAATTTATGCATTCACCAAGTACAACCTTCCCTCCTTTTTGGAAAAGTAACTCGTCAGACACTTGTTGTCCAACTTGTTCCCTCTCATCGACTTGTAAGATAGATAGTATCGTCTTAAATGATTAAGTTTATATTCCCtttgtcccggtcaattgttgtccttttattttagcacaaagaccaaggaatgaggaaaagaccaataactaaatgacaagtggaacaaattgaatgaaaatgatcaaattactcattaagttcattcttaaaatagaaaggacaacaaatgactgagacaccctaaaatgaaaaaagacaacaaatgaccgggacagagagaGTAGTTTTTTGCTTGTTTCTCCGCTTTTTTTCTTGGTTAGTTTGATCTTtcctgatagatgaaccatctcaaccaaaataggaatatttataatagttgggcctcaaccatcaccttaaggttttggttgagatggttcatctatcatggtatcagagccagtgtgaccgaaggtcacgggttcaaatcctggcaacctcaaaactcctcaaaaaactcgaagtggaaacccaaAGACACACGGTGCGGGGAGCGGTTGCagacaactaaccactcttcaagcccaacgggcatttgagtgagggagcgtaataggaatatttataatagttgggcctcaaccattataaatattcctattatttCCTTATATGACTTCATATATTGTAAGTCATCTCACAATTTATCTTATTTTGGGTAAAGTAAAAGTTTAGTAAAAAATTTCTTGCATTTAATGCTTTTGAGTATATATTTTGTAGGGTGTATACTGACCATGTGATCGCTGACTATAGTAAGTATATATTTGTATTAAGAAAGTTAATATATTCACACCATCACTCAGGATATTTTTCTATATTTTGCACTTCCCTACAAATATTTGTATATATATTCTTTATTATAAATGTGAAAGAATTGATTTATTAGCATATTATGTTAAAATGGTATCTGACCCTGGTATTTCCATGGTATTTTGTGACGGTATCGCCAACATGAATGGTACAAGTGTACAACATTTCCGATTAGTCGGTTACGTTATCAAATCTTAAGGTGAGATCAGTACCTTGTACCAGTGTATATATCTATATTAGTTTAGTAATCACATGAATCACATCAATTTATTTCTACACTCCaactttttcttcatttttcaacAAAACTTATTAAAACTTATTTTATTTATGAAGTTTGGTGCTGTTTAAATTCAGGAAGTCATATTGCTGGTAGCAAAGATGAGAAATCTGCAATTTTTTCGAGACCTGCAACTCACTGAACTGTTCTCTAAGAGGATCTCTGAAGTAAGAAAACACTCAAGAGTTACAACAATCTTGTTTATATGTTTCACAGCTCTCGTTATCTTCAAGGTCAAGAACTCGAAACAAATTCTGTTTCAGCCTTCTTCAAATACAAAATGTTCCGACAAATTTGATCAAAATATTACAGCATCAGTGATTGCTGGTAAGCGCCTTCACTCGAATTATGTTCCTTCTGCACTTTTCATCTTTCGGGTCAAATTGACGACATTTATTAATTGTTCTTACACGAGGCGACTCAAATATGTCCTAGACATTTCAAAAGTATCATCCCTACATAAACGGGTTATTTTCCGTCTTATGAATCTGTActttattttatgacctttgTGAACTTTGAAAGGTCGGATATGATACTTTAACGGTGATATATATCACAGGTGAGCGGAACAATACATCAAAAGGCGGTGTTAATAATACTAGCAACATTCCGGTGAAGCATGAACAAGGCCTATTTAAAGAGTTAGCCCCTCTATTTAACAAAAACTCATGCTTAAGCCGTTTCCAACATTCCTCATACCGAAAAAACAAACCTTACAACCCGTCTCCATACCTCATATCCAAACTTCGAGCCTATCAAGACCTTCATTCACGGTGTGGGCCCCTCACACTGTCATATAAACGAGCCATAAGAAAGCTTTCGAGTCCATCGTCCAGCACTAGTACTACTACTACTGACCCCACACAATGCAAGTACTTAGTTTGGACTCCGGCCAATGGATTAGGCAACAGAATTGTGAGCATCACTTCTGCTTTCCTTTACGCGCTTCTTCAATCCCGAGTACTCCTCGTTGAGTTTCGGCCTGAAATGGATGACTTATTTTGTGAGCCATTTCCTAATTCCACTTGGCTTTTTCCCAACAGTTTCCCTCTTACACACAATTGGACTAACATAACTTCACTCAAAGATCAGGTCAATTCTAGGCCTCTATACTTCCTTAACCTACAACACGGAAATGGCGATTTTACCATACGACATTTCCATTGTAATGACACTCAATCTCTCCTACAAACCTTTCCTGTTCTAATCTTAAAAACAGATCAATACTTCGCGCCTTCGCTTTTTCTAATGCCTTCCTTCAAGCAAGAGCTAAACAGAATGTTCCCTTTAAAAGGTTCGGTTTTTCATCTATTAGGCCGCTACCTATTCAACCCGTCTAACAACGCTTGGGGGCTAATCACGAGATTCTATCAGGCTTACTTAGCCCATTCCGACATGAAAATCGGCCTCCAAGTAAGGGTTTTCGCTGTTAATAAAGTACCTTATGAACAAATTATGAAACAAATTTTATCATGTATTCTTCCTAATCATATACTCCCTTCATTCGGTACAAATGTTTCACTGTCACAAAACTCGACTCCAACTCCAATCTCAAAATCAGTTCTAGTTTCATCGTTATACCCTCAATTTTCAGAACAATTAAGGAACATGTATTGGGTAAGACCGACATTGACAGGAGACGTGATCGGAGTTTATCAACCTAGTCATGAAGAATATCAGAAATTTGGTGATAATATGCATAATATGAAGGCATGGGCAGAAATGTATTTACTAAGTCTGTGTGATGTCTTGGTAACTAGTGGTCAGTCCACGTTTGGTTATGTTGCACAAGGTCTAGGGGGATTAAAACCATGGATTTTGGACAAGCTAGACGGTAGAAATGCTCGAAATTCTTCGTGTAAACGAGGAATTTCTTCTGAGCCTTGTTTTCATATCGCTCCCACGAATGATTGCAGTGGTGATAAGATTGGTAATATTACTGCTGTGAATTCTCATCTGAGGCAGTGTGAGGATATGTGGTGGGGAATGAAGTTAGTGAATGATTAATTTTGCGATGAAGGCTCTGATGATGTAACTATTTTTGTCTATGTTGTAGCATTAGAAGGTTATCATATACTGTATGTAGTTGCGAAGCCAGGATTGATGTTAGAGGGCGAGAAATTTCAGTGGGGGCCAGCTATTGTTGTAATAGAGTAAATTAGAAGAAAATCGAAAATTTCAACTAAAAGATTCAATTTTTTCATTGTTCAGCGTGGGTGATAGACTGTCCTGGCTACCTCTAGTGGCACCACTACATATATGTGCACAAAGCCTATGAGTTGGCTCAAATGTACAATTATTTCTCCTGCAATAACAAATAGAAAGGAGAACATCATCGATCTGCTACTCCCTTGGTTATTGTTTATCAAGTCATTTTGGCTCAATTCTTGATGAAACCCACCAGGTTTGGGGAGGCCAGTTGCATCCACACTTCAAGCCCAAAGGGCGTTCGGGTAAGGCGGCGTGTTAAAGTATAAAACCGATCTTGGAACTTTAACCAtcaactaggtttgtgacccgtgaaattcacgggtttatctgttttaattttgttatttttatctttttttattTATACTTGTCTGAGCAattagttgatccatttaaaaaatatagtcttggaatacataaaagttagtcggctagtgtcttatttctttgacaactttggtttattttcaaaattatatattgtactttagttgtttattttgattaatatactaataacatgtggttTTAAAGAAAATAATTACCTTTAATAAGTCCAGTAATTCATGATAAATGCTTAAGATACCTTTTAGttagattgtatagattatgtactaaattttctatgtgaaAGCTTGAATGTCCCTTTGTCATTTAGGCCAATAAAGTTAATACGTGAAAACAAAAGAGTAAATTAATCCATATATTAAATTAttgatctttttttttcttttttctttttgagAATAAGAAATCTCGAAATGTAAGGAGTTAAGAAGATATAAAATTATAGGACTTTTTAtcttctcaatcttttaattctcatAAATCATATTTTCTAATAGTAGCAtaattatgaagtttaataaatgATAATCTTAATATATCATTTATATCAATTTatcaaaaatcctaaattttaaaattttgcatAAAAGATAAAATGAGTTAAATGGTAGCCTACTACAAATCTCATTACAATCTTATTTGTGTTATAAGACATACACACaagataatatgacatgtacgcaTAAGTATTAGACAAAAATTTACATTTAGCTACTATTAATACCAAAAGATATTTTTTTGtccaacttgttaataagattgagatcctcgcaactccaatttcattctatgagagctaattttcaaagaaaaatgatgaataaaaaaatagcacatacccaaataaaacataTAGTTGAATGTTtctgaaataataaaaaaaaaattatgaacctaaaaacaacacattcatgttgtcaatcttgtagttagtttCTAACATAGTATTGAGTGTAATGGAGGTAGTATTTGTTTAAGCAATTATAGTATTTCTATtcttcatatagtcttctttctccaattATCTATCCATACAAAAAAAATCCAATGAGTgattaataagaaataaaatggtggaatttgatttatgtaatattaaccttatctttattaatttaagttttctcttTCCACTCTTCTTCATACATCTTATTTCTCCAATCAACTATCCATACAAAAAAAATCCACTGAgtgattaataacaaattaaatggtggaatttgatttatgtaatattaatcttatcgttattaatttaagttttctcttAAATATGGTAAAAAAATAACCATTGAATTATAAAAatataagtatatttacctttgaatagTTTAACTCTACAAATCATGATAGTCGCTAatgaaaacaaaattacatatatattaaggttaaaaatgtgaagaTTACTTCAAACCAATcgaacttaaaaataaataaataaataaattattaatttaaaaactttaatacacttaccttgatgttgatacaatgataagaaagattattGACACATACATACAATTCTTTTGGCAATAGGGGTTAAAAAAATTTGGCTCACAAATGTTGTATTCTATAAAACATTTATATAGCCAAATGAGGATGCATTTTATGACTTTTagacttttttttattattattagcaaAGTTAATACACACATAAATATGTAGAAAGGTTTCATGACTTTtgagtagacctggcaaacagatcgggtcatgtcgggttcgtgctcgtgtcacatgtaaacgggtcacaaacccttcaacccaaacccgacccgtttaaatctcgtgtcgtgttcgtgtcgatccacttacataaatgggtcatcaagtctcaaccctaacccgttaatatcgtgtcgggttcgggtcgtgttttcgtgtcatgttaatatttggaaagttttaagtatatttatgtgatgaaagataaaaaaaatttggattaatttattaaacaggtcattcgtgccgggttcgtgtttagagagctcaacccaaacctgacccaattaaatatcgtgtcgtgttcgtgtcgacccacttacataaatgggtcattgaccctcaacccaaacccgttaattccgtgtcgggttcgtgtcgtgttttcgtgtcgtgtcattatttGCCAGCTCTACTTTTGAGTATTCGTTTTCAATATTAGCTTATTTattatagacataaatatagagtaaatagaaatgaaatgtaaaagattttttttttgttacaaaatTCACATTACATGAGAATTGTTTAGGGAGTTATCTTACGAAACTAAAAGAGGTGGATATTTTGCcttgccttttatttataaattatatttacagatttatttatttatcaaatttaacaaaaattttaattttttgtttaacctattctagttttaaaaattaaaatattaatgtgtaatgttaagtatgttattatttgctcttattatttacaaattatttattattttataaatggtgtaaaattataattatgtgatatttatttgttacttcaaatattctaacaataaacgtaaaaattttaaatttagtatgaatttatttttaatggttgtttaatttatctaaaaattaaaaaagtcaaagttaatgtttgttatgctatttgcatttaatggttcaaatttttttctttttaaataagaaataatGACGTGGCTTTCTATAATTGGTGACGTGGAATTTTGGTTATGCAAGGTGGCATTTAGTAATACgaggtggcattgtctacgtggcttttaaggtttacccttttaataatattttaataatatttatagatgatgacattattttgtaatttaaaaaaaaagttataagaAACATTGGTAAAAAGTAAGTCCCAAAGTAGAAATTAAAGAAAAAGAGTGATAATATATAAAtggacaaaaaaaaaagagaagtggggtgataattaaaaaatattcgtAACTATTGATTATGAGAAAACAAAAATATATACAAGCAAAAAACGTAAATATTTTTCGAAGAAATATTGAGAGTGctagaagaaaatatttgatggaaaacaaaaaatgatttaaaggcttgaaagcaTTCAAAATGGAACAATGGATTGGAAAATGATCATTGgatttcaataaaaaaaaaaccatgcaAAATACTTACCTTGGTCCCCATTAAAAGATCCGATTTATATCCTTGGAGCATATAACTTCAACACTTCCATTAAGACATTTGATTTATAATCTGTTTGTAGACTAATATATTTGATTTATAACCTGATTTACAAAATACATGTTGAAAAGTACACGGAAAACTAATAAAGTGCACGAAAGGGTATAAGACAATTTAGTACAATTTACAAAATTTGTCAATTAATATTCCAAGGGTTGGaatatataatgtaacatgtcaccaaTAATTAGAGATTTATAGTACAATTTGATATTGCGCATACatcatattaataataaaaaaaggaaaactcAATGAAACTGAAAAATATATTCAAGTCAAAAGATAATTGCAAAGAAGTTTCATAACCATTATTTccagatttcatgcaatgttttTGATATGTGACTATGTCATCCTCCTGTAATTTTAATAcaaatacaaaaataataattaaataagattctaactattaattaattcaaaacataataagaataaaaaagttaaataattcaattggttatatatgcatactttacctaccaactttttggataaaaatgaaaaataggattgttgtaatatttatataagattcaaactattaattaattcaaaatataataagaataaaaaaaaaaattcaattggttatatatgcatatTTTACCTACCAacgttttggataaaaatgaaatatAGGATTGctataatatttatataagaaaagttttgtaattaatttcaataatttattTGAAAGAAGAAGAATGTTGTGTGAATTAAGGGGGGAGATAAAAAAAaatggtgaaataaatacaaagtataataattgtgaggaaaaaccaaaagaccatctattaaataaaacaaaaaagttaaatgaataggtagattaataccatttatgagaggaaaataaagagtttgtattaatttgttttttgtgtttgccactattatttttttattttgtttgtattttataagcatgtaacacatggtatttagagattacttttagttagataattacttacttttagttagataattaagtaattaactagttttgtgacccgt
It includes:
- the LOC141638346 gene encoding galactoside 2-alpha-L-fucosyltransferase-like; translated protein: MRNLQFFRDLQLTELFSKRISEVRKHSRVTTILFICFTALVIFKVKNSKQILFQPSSNTKCSDKFDQNITASVIVGYDTLTVIYITGERNNTSKGGVNNTSNIPVKHEQGLFKELAPLFNKNSCLSRFQHSSYRKNKPYNPSPYLISKLRAYQDLHSRCGPLTLSYKRAIRKLSSPSSSTSTTTTDPTQCKYLVWTPANGLGNRIVSITSAFLYALLQSRVLLVEFRPEMDDLFCEPFPNSTWLFPNSFPLTHNWTNITSLKDQVNSRPLYFLNLQHGNGDFTIRHFHCNDTQSLLQTFPVLILKTDQYFAPSLFLMPSFKQELNRMFPLKGSVFHLLGRYLFNPSNNAWGLITRFYQAYLAHSDMKIGLQVRVFAVNKVPYEQIMKQILSCILPNHILPSFGTNVSLSQNSTPTPISKSVLVSSLYPQFSEQLRNMYWVRPTLTGDVIGVYQPSHEEYQKFGDNMHNMKAWAEMYLLSLCDVLVTSGQSTFGYVAQGLGGLKPWILDKLDGRNARNSSCKRGISSEPCFHIAPTNDCSGDKIGNITAVNSHLRQCEDMWWGMKLVND